A window of the Tripterygium wilfordii isolate XIE 37 chromosome 12, ASM1340144v1, whole genome shotgun sequence genome harbors these coding sequences:
- the LOC120011349 gene encoding uncharacterized serine-rich protein C215.13-like, whose product MNTVMMRMASLFLNTCFVIPALLAIVAQSRPLRGVTNTDLSIGVAIIAINGNPDQTGEIMIPTSLTCTSEKPCKQGMMSSNYERRPPKIPPPSPKSSPPTREITSSSSSTRSSNGIQRPSVSSPPPPKGSPSIGQLGLASSSSSSTRSSNGIQRPSVSSPPPPKESPPIGQLGLASSSSSSYGDGHEHEGSTTSNTPSYYISMITHKDLTTADPI is encoded by the exons ATGAATACTGTGATGATGAGAATGgcttctctctttctcaacACTTGTTTTGTCATTCCTGCTCTTCTTGCCATTGTTGCTCAATCAAGACCTTTACGAG GTGTTACGAATACTGATTTGAGCATCGGAGTTGCAATAATTGCCATCAATGGGAACCCTGATCAAACTGGAGAAATCATGATACCTACTAGTCTTACTTGTACTTCAGAGAAGCCATGCAAGCAAGGGATGATGAGTAGTAACTATGAAAGGAGGCCACCTAAAATTCCACCACCATCTCCAAAATCATCACCACCAACCAGAGAAAtaacttcttcatcatcatcaacaagaaGTTCCAATGGAATCCAGAGACCTTCTGTTTCATCTCCTCCACCACCAAAGGGAAGCCCTTCCATTGGTCAATTAGgccttgcttcttcttcctcatcatcaacAAGAAGTTCCAATGGAATTCAGAGACCTTCTGTTTCATCTCCTCCACCACCAAAGGAAAGCCCTCCCATTGGTCAACTAGgccttgcttcttcttcctcatcatcatATGGCGATGGCCATGAACATGAAGGGAGTACTACTTCTAATACTCCGTCCTATTATATATCCATGATAACCCATAAAGACTTAACCACTGCAGACCCTATCTAG
- the LOC120011513 gene encoding uncharacterized protein LOC120011513, with amino-acid sequence MVQLVNSEKENEKEKRKLETDDSLEDQLGYLDKKAKLDAALESVMSTLPSMDDLLDEPPPLGLKLTKSPSFIALIEATLSQSQGNNTKLPTESLKKDHKVAADKLKASNFPVSLLRIGTWECKSKYEGDLMAKCYYAKHKLVWEILDGSLKNKIEVRWSDIEAIKANYPDDGPGTLDLMLARRPKFFRETNPQPRKHTVWHETSDFTGGQASIHRQHFLQCPEGMLAKHLEKIIQCYPRLKFLSQQPEIPLEFPYFEPQASALNATNGSISRGAPPSGVSSALENERQESLPELPENISNEAPSPRSDMSAGTEESNLLRHPDQIQMSESHQSVEMNDPVSVIGNCISEQKSSGNPAPLLGNSQCRPFLEKVTHLLLGDSQLMSTSDEQSVMSKANSFCSLLQMDPGTTQISIPAEQSATLRINSLCFPLQKDPTVAENLESKVRTVQDAQIDENKNLRDTQSVNESAGEDKISRDFPSQVSDDMQGGAMSREDSIEELLHNLPRIASLQEFLFDITEESNTAVAQNLESKASEGEIPEDFSAEGKSCHVSDEDQDGAISGNESVGELLHNLPRIASLPHLLTKESDNREKW; translated from the exons ATGGTTCAGCTAGTGAATTCGGAGAAGGAGAacgagaaggagaagaggaagctGGAAACTGACGACTCCTTGGAGGATCAATTAGGCTATCTCGACAAGAAAGCCAAACTTGATGCCGCCTTAGAG AGTGTGATGTCGACCTTGCCTTCAATGGACGATCTACTGGATGAGCCACCTCCGCTGGGACTGAAGCTCACAAAGAGTCCATCGTTTATAGCATTGATTGAGGCGACACTCTCTCAAAGTCAAGGAAACAACACAAAGTTACCTACTGAGAGCCTTAAAAAAGATCATAAGGTTGCTGCCGATAAGCTCAAGGCTTCGAATTTCCCAGTTTCTCTTCTCAGGATTGGGACATGGGAG TGTAAATCTAAATATGAAGGAGACCTGATGGCGAAATGTTACTATGCCAAGCATAAGCTTGTGTGGGAAATTCTTGATGGTAGTCTCAAGAATAAGATCGAAGTTCGGTGGTCAGATATCGAGGCAATCAAAGCCAATTACCCTGATGATGGACCGGGTACCTTGGATTTGATG CTGGCTAGGAGGCCCAAATTTTTTAGGGAGACTAATCCCCAACCTAGGAAGCATACCGTATGGCATGAAACTTCAGATTTCACTGGTGGACAAGCAAGCATACACAG GCAACATTTTCTGcagtgcccagaaggcatgctgGCCAAGCATTTGGAAAAGATTATCCAATGTTATCCTCGTCTCAAATTTCTAAGTCAGCAGCCGGAAATTCCATTGGAATTTCCGTATTTTGAGCCCCAAGCTTCAGCACTTAATGCAACAAATGGATCAATCTCCAGGGGTGCACCCCCATCTGGAGTTTCATCTGCCTTGGAGAATGAGCGACAAGAGTCCCTTCCTGAACTCCCAGAAAATATCTCCAATGAAGCTCCTTCGCCCAGATCAG ATATGAGTGCTGGAACAGAGGAATCCAACTTGCTCAGGCATCCTGATCAGATTCAGATGTCCGAAAGTCACCAATCTGTGGAGATGAATGACCCAGTTAGTGTCATTGGAAACTGCATTTCAGAGCAGAAATCATCAGGCAATCCTGCCCCTTTGCTTGGCAACTCTCAGTGCAGGCCCTTTCTGGAGAAGGTTACCCATCTGTTGCTCGGTGATTCCCAACTTATGTCCACCTCTGATGAGCAGTCCGTCATGTCAAAGGCAAATTCTTTTTGTTCTCTGCTACAGATGGATCCTGGAACAACACAAATATCTATTCCTGCTGAGCAGTCCGCTACGTTGAGGATCAATTCCCTTTGCTTCCCGCTGCAGAAGGATCCTACGGTAGCAGAGAACTTGGAGAGTAAAGTTAGGACTGTTCAAGATGCGCAAATTGATGAGAATAAGAATTTGAGGGATACACAGTCTGTCAATGAATCAGCAGGTGAAGATAAAATTTCTAGGGATTTTCCCAGTCAAGTATCTGATGACATGCAGGGTGGGGCCATGTCAAGAGAGGATTCTATTGAGGAGCTGCTTCACAATCTCCCTAGAATTGCATCTCTACAAGAGTTTCTGTTCGACATTACTGAAGAGTCTAATACTGCAGTGGCACAGAACTTGGAGAGTAAAG CTAGTGAAGGTGAAATTCCGGAGGATTTTTCTGCTGAAGGCAAGTCCTGTCATGTATCTGACGAGGACCAGGATGGGGCCATTTCGGGAAATGAATCTGTCGGGGAGCTGCTTCACAATCTCCCTAGGATCGCATCTCTGCCGCATTTGCTGACCAAAGAGTCTGACAATCGAGAAAAATGGTGA